In Thermorudis peleae, a genomic segment contains:
- a CDS encoding homoserine dehydrogenase, which yields MEQLKTVNLAILGVGTIGRAVVRLIHEQSDRIAEQTGIQLTIRYAMARSIERVKAAGLRPEQAITSAEPALADPNVDVVVEVLGGEEPAASIMHAALERGKHVVTANKEALAKHFAALSAIARANNRALLFEASVGGGIPLMASLRQILATNRVSQLRGIVNGTTNFILTQMAEHSTPYHEALQEAQRLGYAEPDSTADVEGYDAAYKLAILASLAAKKQIHPENIERIGITQVTPEEIAEARRRGGVIKLLAQATEENGTWRLRVAPEFVPGDSLLAHVRLNFNAIEVTGDRVGTVVLYGQGAGPLPTASAIVSDVLDAIRFGGALTPAIAPA from the coding sequence ATGGAACAACTGAAAACCGTCAACCTAGCAATCCTCGGAGTCGGCACAATCGGGCGCGCTGTCGTCCGGTTGATTCACGAGCAGAGTGATCGGATCGCGGAGCAAACTGGCATCCAGCTCACGATCCGCTATGCGATGGCACGGTCGATCGAGCGGGTCAAAGCAGCCGGACTCCGCCCTGAACAAGCAATCACTAGTGCCGAACCAGCCCTCGCCGATCCCAACGTCGACGTTGTCGTTGAAGTACTCGGTGGGGAGGAACCAGCAGCCAGTATCATGCACGCAGCCCTTGAACGCGGCAAGCATGTCGTGACAGCAAACAAAGAGGCGCTTGCGAAGCATTTCGCTGCCCTCTCCGCCATAGCACGAGCGAACAATCGCGCGTTGCTCTTTGAGGCGAGCGTCGGCGGCGGCATTCCTCTCATGGCGAGCCTTCGGCAAATCCTTGCGACCAACCGCGTGAGCCAGCTTCGCGGCATTGTTAACGGCACGACGAACTTTATTCTCACGCAGATGGCTGAGCACAGCACTCCGTATCACGAGGCGCTGCAGGAGGCACAGCGTCTTGGGTACGCTGAACCCGACTCGACAGCCGATGTCGAAGGCTACGACGCAGCATACAAGCTGGCGATTCTCGCATCGCTTGCTGCCAAGAAGCAGATCCATCCTGAGAACATTGAGCGGATCGGGATAACGCAGGTCACGCCGGAGGAAATTGCTGAAGCGCGCCGTCGCGGCGGCGTAATAAAACTCTTGGCTCAGGCCACTGAGGAAAACGGCACCTGGCGCCTCCGCGTTGCACCGGAGTTTGTCCCGGGCGATAGCTTACTCGCCCACGTGCGCCTGAACTTTAATGCCATCGAGGTAACAGGCGACCGCGTCGGCACTGTCGTCCTCTACGGACAAGGCGCAGGCCCACTACCGACGGCGAGTGCAATCGTGAGCGATGTGCTTGATGCAATCCGGTTTGGCGGCGCACTAACGCCGGCGATCGCGCCAGCATAG
- the metX gene encoding homoserine O-acetyltransferase MetX produces the protein MTVTAVTAPCITTPTIARIATPDNPFVTEGGAVLPIVDIAYETWGTLSPTRDNVVIVAHALTGNSHVASHGLGDEPGWWEPMVGPGAPIDTNRYFVICSNILGSCYGSTGPRSIDPLTGRRYNLRFPKITVRDIVNAQARLLDLLGIQKVFAVVGGSLGGMQVLEWAAMYPERVERIIPIAASGQFSDQGIAYNEVQRRVIMLDPAWNNGEYEDGQGPATGLAIARMLGVITYQSDELMTARFHRREEARYTAWPEFLGRYDVEGYLHYQGEKLVRRFDANSYLYLTRAMDSHDLGRGRGGYDAGLDRITARVLAIGIRSDILFWPAQIRDMVERLARLGKDVTYWELDSPNGHDAFLKDFDQIGPVIAAFLSCP, from the coding sequence ATGACCGTAACAGCTGTGACCGCCCCGTGTATTACAACACCAACGATTGCCCGCATTGCGACGCCGGATAATCCCTTCGTTACTGAAGGAGGGGCTGTTCTTCCTATCGTTGACATTGCTTACGAAACCTGGGGAACACTGTCACCAACCCGCGATAATGTGGTGATTGTCGCCCACGCATTGACGGGCAACAGCCATGTTGCGTCCCACGGCCTAGGTGATGAGCCAGGTTGGTGGGAGCCAATGGTTGGCCCTGGGGCGCCGATTGATACGAACCGCTACTTCGTGATCTGTAGCAATATCCTCGGCAGCTGTTATGGCTCGACTGGCCCCCGCTCGATTGATCCGCTGACTGGCCGCCGCTATAACCTCCGCTTTCCCAAGATCACTGTCCGGGATATTGTGAATGCCCAAGCACGGTTGCTTGACCTCCTCGGCATTCAGAAAGTCTTTGCTGTGGTCGGTGGCTCCCTTGGAGGCATGCAGGTGCTCGAGTGGGCAGCGATGTATCCCGAGCGCGTCGAGCGCATTATCCCGATCGCTGCATCTGGCCAATTCAGCGATCAAGGCATTGCATATAACGAAGTGCAGCGGCGTGTCATCATGCTCGATCCTGCGTGGAACAACGGAGAATATGAGGATGGTCAGGGACCGGCAACGGGTCTAGCGATTGCCCGGATGCTCGGTGTCATCACCTACCAGTCTGATGAACTCATGACGGCGAGGTTCCATCGCCGCGAAGAGGCGCGGTATACCGCATGGCCAGAATTTCTCGGCCGGTACGACGTTGAGGGTTATTTGCATTACCAGGGCGAGAAGCTCGTCCGGCGCTTCGATGCCAACAGCTACCTCTATCTGACACGGGCGATGGATTCACACGACCTGGGCCGGGGACGCGGTGGCTACGATGCCGGCCTCGACCGCATCACCGCGCGCGTGCTTGCCATTGGCATTCGCTCCGATATCCTCTTCTGGCCAGCGCAAATCCGCGACATGGTTGAGCGGCTGGCACGCCTTGGCAAAGACGTGACCTATTGGGAGCTTGATTCTCCCAATGGCCACGATGCGTTCTTAAAGGACTTTGACCAGATTGGTCCAGTGATTGCCGCGTTCCTCAGTTGTCCGTAA